GTTATAAATGTAGGAAAAAGTACATTTTTCACTATCCAActgagcattctcattggattagctgaaagctaaatctaatgagaatttagctattaagtcggtaaattgctcacattgaattagctatattccaatggaatatagctacagtaatatccaaactaatttccaaatttagaacacactattcattcatcaaatctcttttatattatttctttctctctccttttaatatcaattatttatctctctattttaaatgacaattgaaaaaatataattagaatacaattactaattaatatataatattatgaatagtaaaatatgataaaataaaataaattcataattaaaaaaataaaaaaataaaaaaattattaattattaattactatataatgaataaatggataatccaatttggagatttgatgtgaatagtcaaagttaaattcatcttatattattttattgtcatataataaaaaaatggttattccaatgtagaaacttatgtgaatgtaataactaaatgctaaattcatcttgcattcataaaaaatgtactttaactttaactaatccaatgaaagTGTTCTAGAGGCTAATAATTTGACATACATGATGTGAAATTAGTTGTAGAGTGAACAAGTATATTTTCTTCGTTAAGGTGGATAAATGGATCAATTTCATACATGAAAGTTACCAGTATgatcaatttttaacttttaaaccTTAGATACCAATCCCCTACAAGGTCAAACCCTAATGTAATTGTAATTTTTCGTTATTCCATATCGATGAATGTTTggtttataaaagattttataataataaatttatagactTATGTTGACTGatttgttatattaaattatacatctcatttaattataacgtagatgtgatatgaaatatcaaatcacgtcaatttataaattataaaattactttataaatataaaatttgtctaGTATGTTTATAGGCAAATCTTAGTTCTTTTCTTGGAAATGACTTTTCCACGTCATTGTACctacattaaaaagaaaaggaaaagacatGCCGTGGCAATGGcgatgaataaatgaaaattgatgtcgcatattttaattttaaaaataagatttgttactgtttatttgatatgatatcaCATCAATCTATGCCAATGTTTAATACATgtgatcattatttttcaaaataaaagctgatatgatatattttaagtgacttcataaattaactattaaaataaaaatctatttaaaatatgatacatAATGAAAACAATATGTATTAAGATGAAGGGAAAATGCTTCTATCACCTAGAGGAGCTATCGAGagaatttatagattttttatttatttaatagttaaggaagtattttttaatacatttatgaattttttttttcaaaatatttaaagagatctaaaaactattttaaaatacaattgCACTATCGTTACATTACAATACAATACAGGTGTCACCTTTCTCGGTGATTCTAGCATTCATTGTCCTAAACTGAAGAACCGTGGTATAATAGGCtaagggtgtgtttggatgttaaagtgagttgagttgagatgataaaatattattagaatattattttttaatattattattattttaaaattttaaaaaattaaattacttattatattttgtattagaatttaaaaaaattataatgatgagttgagatgagtttgggatcTAAACTCATCCGAAGTTAATATTAACCGAAACAAAATGTCGTCAGTCATTGTGAACGGCCCAAGCCGGTTTGCGTAGGCAGAGGACCAAATGAGGCCCAATTGGAAAAGCCCGAAGAAAGGAAACCTTCTGGAAggcatttgaaaaatattttaaaataaaaagcgTATATGTGGCTTTGTACAACTATAAAGTATAAACCCTAGAGGAGACGCAAACAAAAAGCCTAAAACCCTCTTATtgccaaaaccctaaacccaaaTTCCCCGTCAAGCTTTGAACAACAATCAAATGGCTTTGTATTCCATGCTCCGCAGAACTTCCTCTTCCGTACTTCCTCTCGCCATCAGATCCTTCGGATCACCTAGGCCCTTCCATGGCGTAATCTCCACCATTCTCTCAGCCAGAAAGGGCGAACTGGCCAGCGCGCTCTGCCGGCGAAGCTTCGTCCCGTATCTGCGCTTCTCCACCACCACTTCTACGAAACCTATCAACGATGAGAGCCTTATTAGTGTCCTCCACTCCGAGATCGAATGCGCCCAGGAAGAAGCTCACGAAAACGTCAGTTTTCTTTTAGTTTCTTCCCTTACTTTGGCTAATTCTTTTGTTTAGTCTcgttttttctataattattccCCTTGTTGGGTAGGTATGAGAATCGTTCTCTCTTTTTGCTGTTATCTATAAAGGTTAAAAGGGCATTTTTGgttgtgaataatattttactctagattttttatttaataaattaaaatacttttttggttattttccTACTTAAATTTCCAAACTCTCATTTTCGgaagcaaaattttgttttgggaaCCTAATAGGTGCTAGAGAGTTATAGCTTGAATGCTTCAAATGCCTTCTCCATCGGGTATTGCTGAGAAAATGGTGGATAAGCaaatcattttgttagtttatcCTCCATATAAAAAGTTATCAAGTAACGAGCCAAGCATTTGCGTATTTTCTCAGTTGAGTGGGGtattttgtttacttttgaATCGTTAATCACCTTAaaacttgtgttttttttttgggtgtagGAACTAGGCGCAAATTGAAACCTATGTATTTTCTgggttttcaaaattctaacCATTCTATTTCATGCTTCCTTTCGAATTTTTGGTTCGGTGGAGGTTatttgtattgatatatttgGGTATTTGAAGTTCTGAACGTATGTTGGCTTTATTGGCATGTATGCACGGTTCCCAACATACTTTTGAGACTTGTGTTCTGCGGTTATTCTGAATCTCTTTTTGAAGTTCCTGGTCTGTTTTTGCAAATTTGAAGCTGGGTTTTTCTTACTACTCGAACTCTGTTTTGGGAGGGGTGCAGCTGGTATAGCACAGCTGCACCCCTTACTTGCATCATTACAGTGCCCAGAAATTAGGACTGCAGTTAAAATTGCACGACAGATAAATTCATATGCCCATATCTAGCTGTAAAAGTTACATGCAAGAGGAAGCATACTTTGATCCTTTTATGCTAttggtagatttttttttttaagggggagGGTAAGGTTGCATACGATTTCCTTGTCTGATTCCTTGGGATATATTTATTCAAGAGTTATGATCTGCATATGGTGTTGATAATCTGCTGATGTCCAAGCATTTTTCTTGTCAATATTAACTAAACAGGTGGAAGAGGTCCCAGATAATTTCCCCTTTAAGATTGAAGACACACCTGGAGAAAGAACTATATTGCTTACAAGAAACTACGGAGATGAAATCATTAAGGTTCAAGTTGACATCCCTCAACCTGGAGtcggggaggaggaggaggaggatggcAATGATGCAGAAGCTAGTGTTGATTCTAGCATTCCTTTGGTCGTGATTATAACCAAAGGAAATGGATTGTCTCTGGAGTTTGGTGTCACCGCTTTACCTGATGAGATTTGCATTGATAGCTTGACGGTTAAGCAACCAGAAGGTTCTGAAGATGAGCTTGCCTATGAAGGACCTGATTTTAAGTAAGCTTGTCATAACCgacaaccatttttttttttaatctcgtaTGAGCTTTCCATAATCATTTACTCATTATCCGATATTCTTCATGGTTGCCCCCAGTGATCTGGATGAGAACTTGCAGAAGGCTTTCCACAAATATCTTGAGATTCGAGGGATCAAACCCAGCACAACCAACTTCTTGCACGAGTATATGGGCAACAAAGAAACCAAAGAGTACCTTATGTGGCTAAAGAACATCAAGGATTTTATTGAGAAGTGAATTCATTGAAAATCCTGCTAaaaatgttttggttttgggagGGTAGTAGACCCCACTTTTTCAGATTTCGTCTGTTGTATTCGTAGCTTGTTTAGCTGAGGAAAGATTACCTATAAATTCTGAGCAACAATCTCAGGTCAATTGAATTTAATCCTCTGAAAtgttatagagtgagtttttCAGAAACTTATACACCTGTTAGACACATTTTACTATTCATGTTGAAAAATTGCATCTGCGTAGGTTGGTCGAGTTCGGTATTTGGTAGTGAAATGTTAATGGCTGAATCAAACAGCTGTTCTATGATTAAAATCGGCTCTTGCAAATTATGTGGCAATGTAGTGTAAAAGAAATGGTAACTTCCGCTGTATTAAAATAACAAGCACATTtgctttaagaaaatattagaatGTCGTCTGGGTTTGTTCTTTCATTATGATCGTTTAGTGTATTGATgtatactttttatatttttaaaaatatttaaatatgttaaaaaaaatattaaaaaaataaaataaaaaaataaaaatgcaaatttgACTCTTTGCTTCAACCAAAACTGAAAGTCACAATATCCTTCGTAATCGtacaaggtaaaaaaaaaaaatccattcaaaAAAGGTCCCTACAGGAGCCAAGAATGATACCAGTGGAATGGGTCTGGAAAAGGTGAAAAAGGAAATTCttttatcttaatataaaaCATAGGATCTCATGAGCAGCCGATGAACCGCAACTTCCAGCCTTGGACAGATCTGTTTCTGAATTACTAGGAATGATGCAGAACCTTGTGTGTATAACTAACACCTTTATCACCATCCACCACCTGACCACGTCCTCTCAAAATCCTGTTTGTGATAGAGGATTAATGATTAATCAAAGCTAACCGCATAAAGAACTTTCTATCTTGTTGATTTGATGTCTGATCATATCATGAAAATAGTTACTCATGTCAGTCAATAATAGTCTTTGAATGCAGAATTCTCATACCATCGTACTGTTAATAGTCCTTCTACTCCCACAGGACCTCGAGCATGAATCCGGCTCGTACTTATACCGACCTGTTCAGCAATTATATAGAACCAAAAACAGCTTTAAAGGGGGGTATGAAAAGTCGAGCACATTGGCCCTGAACACAAGAACGGTTGAAACATCAGATACCTCTGCGCCAAGTCCAAAGCGTGCACCATCACAGAATCGTGTGCTTGCATTATGAAAGACTGCAGCACTGTTGATGTAGACAGATTGGTGATAAGAAGAACATAAAGGAAAGCAACATGTAGGAAAAACATTATTTCATGAGGCACAATTCTTAGAGGAGTACGACTTTAGTATATcgattcactttttttttgtgtgaaggTATCAATTCCCCTTTAGAGTACCAAAAATGGGAAAATATCATAACAGCTATCTCTTAGAAGAACTAGATTGTAACAATGTATTTATTGGATGCATCATCTCCACAAAAGTAGTTTCCGCTCACCCTTAATCACATACGTGGATtgagtcgttttgaaaaagagtgtaatttattattaaaaaattattaattttttatgtaaatctcgtatttattattatttttaaataattacacgacgtTTGCACActtataactataactattatttctctaatcCAATTGATCATACGGTACGGCTACCCAGTACTGAAAATAGCTTTTGAAGATTAGGTCGAACCAAGAGGAAAATTAGCAAATTCAAATATTGAATTGGAAGAAAGGGTGCCTTTTTCTCATGTTTCAGAGATCGGAGACACTAGAAAGATTCTAGGTGCACTAAACATGTAAGCTTCGAGCTGGAGGCTCAGATGAGAGCTAAAGGGTGAAAATAGCAATGGTGTCCTGCTATTTGCAGTATACATACTTTTATGAACTGGATGGTGAATTTCTGGAGAATAGTCAGAGATGTAAGGTGGTAAGAATGGGGGTTTGGTGAATA
This genomic interval from Juglans regia cultivar Chandler chromosome 3, Walnut 2.0, whole genome shotgun sequence contains the following:
- the LOC109004863 gene encoding uncharacterized protein At2g39795, mitochondrial-like, translating into MALYSMLRRTSSSVLPLAIRSFGSPRPFHGVISTILSARKGELASALCRRSFVPYLRFSTTTSTKPINDESLISVLHSEIECAQEEAHENVEEVPDNFPFKIEDTPGERTILLTRNYGDEIIKVQVDIPQPGVGEEEEEDGNDAEASVDSSIPLVVIITKGNGLSLEFGVTALPDEICIDSLTVKQPEGSEDELAYEGPDFNDLDENLQKAFHKYLEIRGIKPSTTNFLHEYMGNKETKEYLMWLKNIKDFIEK